Within the Sulfurospirillum barnesii SES-3 genome, the region ACTGAGGACGTGAATAGTAGTTTCCAAAACGTCTCCAACCTCGTTCAATCAAATCCTGATTGAGTTGCATGGAGGCATTTTCAATGTACTTGTACTCCATGCGTGTTTTGCACTCACTAATGTAGGAACATTGTGTATCGAGGGTTGAAAATTCTATGGTTCGGGAAGATAATAACATGACTTAGGATCGTTTTTTGACTCCAGAATTTTGCATAAACAGTTCAAAATTTTCGTGAAGTTTTTTCTCTTTCTCATTTTTTTGGGCTTCTATCATCTTCTCTTTGCTCTCTTTTTCTTCTTGACTCATTTTATCTTTCAAAGACTTTAGATCATCCAATAAATTGCCCTGCATTTGAAACCTTTACATGTAAAAATAAATAGGGCTTGATTATAGCAAAAAACAAGAGAAAAAAGATGGAAGTGAATGTTTTTTGGAAGTTAAAAAAAAGGGTGGTACTGAGGCCGGACTCACTAGAATAGTTAAAAGACCTATACTACAGTATTCTAAGAATACATATTGTCCATCAGTACCGTAATCAGTACCGCTAAAAGCTAAAGTAAACACCCTAATTAGTGTATCATAATCATTTAATTATACTAAAACAAGAATTAATTGTTGCCATTATTTTTAACATATTTATATGATAAAAATAATATAAATTTAAATAATTAGTATATATTATTAAAACTTTATTTTTTACATATATATGTAAAAAATTTCTGCCTTATAACTTAAGAAAAAATGCTCATCAACATCGAATATATCGAATATATTGACTTATATTTGTAAATCAAAAAAATTGATAATAAAAAGATAGCATAATTTTTTAGAACATCGATACAATGGGCATTTAACAACATGTTGTATCTAATTATTTTTGCCTATACTGAATGTTATAATTATGCCAGATATATCAATTTACTTATATAAACTTGAATAGACAAAAAGGAACAATGATGGACACAACAAATAGACTTATTAAATTGGACGAGGTAAGGCAATTGGTACCTTTAAGCCGAGCAAAAATTTATAAAATGATTAAAGATGAACAATTTCCTCGACAACTAAAAGAAGGTGGAAGTAGTCTCTGGAGTTTAGAAGATGTACTTAATTACATTAAAAAACTAGGAGAGAAGGGCAAAAAAAATGATGCTAAGAATTTAGAAATCAATAAATAAAACTCCCTTCGTTGAAAGTTGGTCGCTGGCAACGAGGGAGCAATTAAAGTCCTAGAAAGAGTCTTTAATCAATCTGCATTATACACTAGTGCTCTTGATTATTCAACCTTTTTTATTAATATAAAAGGCTTGGGCATGGAAACATTTATACCAAATTCCTTTCAAGTTCCCAATGCTTTAGTAGATCTTTTTCTACTAAAGCTGACAGAATTTGAACTTAAAATATATCTTATAATTATTAGGAAAACAAAAGGATGGAACAAAGATTTTGATGCAATTTCAATTTCACAATTTATCAAGATCTTGGAAGTAAAAGATCAACGTACCGTTAAAAAAGCGATAAAGGGTTTAGCAGAAAAAAACCTAATTATTCGTCTTGAACAAATTGGAAAAGAAAGCAAATTTGCAATAAATCTCAACCCCCTACATGCAAATGAGGGGAGTCATCCAAATGCACCTACATCACGATGTACCCCACAAAGTACCATTAATGAAAAGCAAGTTTGTAAAAGAAAAAAAGAACCAAAAATTCTAAATGTACAAAAAACTCCTAATACACTCATAGTTACTTATCCTCGTTTTCCTACGACTGTTAGACCTGCTAGGAGTTCACAATGAGCAATGAACTCTTCAAAACCTGCAACCGCCGTGAACAACAAAAAATACAAGCAATCTTTTTTCTTTTACAAACTAAAAAGCTCAAAAATATTGAGAAAATCTTTGAAATTGTAAAAAATTTAATAAAAAAAGAGCGAAAAGATGCAAAGTGTAGAGCAAAAGAGAGGTTAGGAAAATGATTGCAACTAGCCTAGCGCAATTTAACCGTTACCCATTTTTTCTCTTTCTAACCTATGCCAAAGAGGCACGGTTGGATTTAGAAAAAAATGAGATACATACGGTAATCGAAGAGGAAGAGTTTAACGAAACCACGAAGCAGATGGAGACGTTTACGATTAATCGTATGTCACGCATTGAACCTGTACCTGTTTGGCAAGTCGTTTTAATGAAGTATATGCCAATTATTTTTTTACTCTATTGGAGTAATTTTCCAAATTCTAAAAACGAGTTTATTGTTGCACTTATATCTTTAGTCTATTTTAGTGCATTTGTGAGCCTTTTTAACTACAATCGCACCATTGCCAAGTATATTGGCATTCTCTCAATCGTTTTGCTCTATTTTGTGCGTTTTAAGCTCGATGTGAGTGCTATACACATAAATTGGTTTATTGGTTACATGATGAGCTATACCATGATGTTCTACATCATCTTTGATATGTACAAAAAACGATATCTAAACTACTACAACCTTTTAGACCTTGGTGGTCAAAAGCGTATTCAGATCGCTACACGCCAAAAACGCCCACTTATCATGGTACCTTTTATGCGTAAAATGACAGGTGGAAAGAAAACAGGTGTTTTGCATGTAAACCAAGGCTTTAACCTTGGGTTCAATGTTTTTCTTAAAGGCTATTTTGTACGTATTACAAAAGAGATCAATGAAGAGAGCAAGGTGGGTTCATATGAAAACAGCACACTTTAAAAAGATTCTTTTAGCCTTGGCTTTATGTACTTCTTTCCTTTATGCGGAAGAAGTATCAACACCAACGGCTAGCGCAAACACCGTACTTGAAAACAACACGTATATCCAAGAGATGCCAAGTCAAAGTTCATGCACTTTTGCATGTCCTACGATGAAAGAGGGCTATTTTGCTCGTATTCGTGATGTAATCCCAAGCAGAGGTGAGACACAATGTTTCGTATACAAAGCAACGGATCCAAGCACTATCTTAGGGTATGTATCTGTACCTAATGAACAATGCAAAACACAATTTAATCTTACCGATAGTGAGAAGTTTCAAGTTAATAGACAGACACCTGAAATTAATGAATTTGGATTAGAGTCTCTTGAAAAAAAATATGCTGAACATTTTACCAATGTTGGAAGTGGTAGGGAGTATTTAAGAACCTCTAAATATGTGATTGCAGGTCTTACCGCAGATAGCGAAATTCTTGATATCCCAAACACCTTATTAAAAAATGAACTTGTGCTTAATAGTGGATACACCATCTACCCCAATGCAAATGCTTTGCCTGATGTAGGTACCGCACAAAAGATTCTTGATACCCTTGGTGGGTGGGTGTCAGGCGTAGTATCGTTTGTGTCGGGTGAAGAAATTGTAAAAGAAAAATACAAAGGCTATACGGCTGAACTTTCAAGCCTGAACGAAGTTGTTTTCTCAAATGTAATCGTTTTAATATTAAATTGGCTCAAAGAATCCAATGAAGTCTTACTTGATATGAACTCAACGCTCTTTTTCTTTGTAGTACCATTTACAGCAGGCTTTTTTCTACTTGGAAAAGCCACGAAAGCCCTTGGAGATAAGCAAGATCACGAAGATAACTTTGAGAGAGTTTTTTTAACGTTCATTATTCTCTTTGTTTTCTATTTTTCATCAAGTGAAGTTAATGTACAAGATGAAAAAAAGATTACACAAACTAATTTTCAAACATGGTCACGCCCCATACTTTATGAGGGTGTAGAAATGGCTGATAAACTCACTTTTGCTTTTACCAAGGCATACGTTGGCTATAAGGCAAAAGATGCGGGCTTGATTATTCAAGATGAGTACGGCAAAATTCATGATCAAACCAAAATGCTAATTAAAGAAAATGAGGTCTTGGAAAAAGAGGGTGGCATGATTGGTACGTGTTATCAAGTGTATGACACCGATAGGCTCTATGCGCTTGCATCCGAAGCCGTTGGAGCTAATACGGTGTTCCCACCTTTGGGTTCACTTAATAAAGATAGAAGAGGCAAACCAAATTCCAAAGGTATTGATCAAAACTTTGGAATCTCTAATTTAGAAGAAACGTCATTTATGCACCCACAATATCGAAGAGCCACGCATGTACCAACACTTAGTGCATGTTACAACTTTGAACGCAGATACAAAGAAAATAAAAAGGTCATTGAAGCCAATCAAATCATCATGAAGCAATATGAGAGTGCTATCAACTCAAACAAAACCAAAGAGGGCATTAAGCTTGTTGCGGAGCTTCTATATAAAAATACAGCTGAAATGGGTTTTATCAATGCTTCTAGCATTGCATCAACGAATATTCTTATCAATAACCTTGATCTCTTTGTAAATGCAGATATTAAAGAGGCAAGCGTTGAGAAAGCGATGGAGCTTGACAATCAAATTAGCGACAGGTATGAAAAAAGTAATATTGTAAGTGGTGGACATATTTTTGCAGGGATGCGTTGGATAGCCATGAATAGTGCCTATATGATGGTACCGCCCGCATCAAGCATTAAGACGGAGATCGTGGAACCGTCTCTTGAGAGTATGCTTTACTTGGGGGATAAATTTTTCCATTTTTCAAAACAAATTGGTTCTTATATTTCAGGCGTAGGGACAATGGGAGTTTCATTCATTGCCGAAGAAGCATTGAAAAAGTTAGAAACACCTACCAAAAATTTAGAAGATAACCAATTTTTTAAAGCTCTTATATCGTTTATTGCACTGATAATAACCATTTTAATAATGCAATATTTATTAGCCTATATGCCACTTGTTGCAATTAGCGTAGCGGGATATTTGGCTATTGGTTTTTATTACGTTACGGTTGAAATCTTCTATCTCGTTTCACCATTTGTAGCAATCTATGCGTTAAGTAACGATCAGATGCAAGTGCTTAAAAGCTTTTTTTCACGCTTTTTAGCCTTGGCATTTAAACCTGTTCTGATTGTAGTAAGTATTATCATGGCAATTATGGCAAATGAACTATTTGATAAATTGGCAATGCTTAGTTCGCATAAAACTTTTGATACATTCTTTGCTATTACCCAATATGACCGAACAGCTATTGACACCAATGCTAACTTTTTAACAAACATTCAGCAGTTAGGATCTTATGCCATTGATTTTAGTGATTACGGATTACTCTTTTTTAAAGGCACTTTATTGGTTGGTGCAAAAGTAGTTTCACTATTAGCAGTCTTCTATTTAGTCTTTTATGGTTCAACAATGGTGTTAAATATCTTCGGCATGAAAGATAGTGGTATTGATGCACAAGATACAGTTGGTAATTCTATTGAAAGTAAGTCAAGTAAATACAGTACATCTATGTAAAAGGAGTAAAAAATGACCAGTGAATTATTAAACAAACACGCAGAGTTTTTAAAAACTCTGCAACACGTTGAAATATTAGATACAGATGAAAGACGTATGACTATCGCACTTAATGTCAGAGGTGGCGAATACGTTGCAAGAGTGAAAAATAACGACCTACAAAACGTTATCATTGTGCTTGGATGGATTGAAAATTTTAACTTAGAAGAAGTCGATTATGGCTATTTTAGAAAGCTATTAACTTGTGTTGGAAACGTAGATACACTTTTCTATCAGTCGCTTTTTTTAGGTGCAGATAATCTATCAAAAAGAGCTTTAGATATCTTCGTACAAGCAAGCGAATACACCCTAACTTATAAGATCATCAATACAGAGCTTTTTCAAAGCTTGAAAGTGGAATTAGATGTTATTAACGCAAGAACAAATTAAAGCAATCTATGATGAAGCAAAGGGTCAGCTACATAAAGCTGACCCTTTGCCTATTCTGCAAGCTTTAAACCTTAATGTTATTCAAGTTAATCCAGCAAGCTATAAGTTAACTTTGAGAAACGAAAATCATGCTTCAGCATTTATAAGCTTTAAAAACAATCGATGGATTTTCAAGGATTTCGGGAGTGGAGAAAATGGCACAATCGAAAATATTGTTATGCTTGTTAATCGTATAAATTATAAAGATGCTTTAACTTATTGCTTATCAACTTTAAATCAACATGAACCGATTATACAAAATTCTTCAACTTATCCCAACTTATTACAAGCTACATACGTCTATAAGTCCAAGGTTATTCGAGTTAGTGAACCACTTGCTCCATCTATTTTAACGTATTTAAAATCGCGCAATATTATCAAAGTCCCACCCGAATTTAAAGCAATTGAAGGAGTTTACTACAATAAAAATAACGAGCCAAAAAAAGTGTTTGGTGTGGGTATTTTAAATGATTCAGAAGGCGGGGATATTCACTTTCTCAAACAAGTTGGAAGTCTCAAAACGATGAATTTAGGTGCAAAAGATATCTCATTTTTTAAAAGAGAGAACACCTCTAAGATAGCGATTTTTGAAAGTAAAATGGACTATGCAGCAGCGTATCAAAGCCTTGATTTTATAGACGTTAACGTACTTGTTGCGAACTCAACTTCTAACATTCATAAGGTTCTCAAGTTACTTCAAGAATCTTCTTATAATATAATTACTATTTTTCAGCAAAACGATCCCCAAGGGCGTAATTTTGCACATGAAATCGTTAAGCAAGCGAATATTAAAAGCTTTATGTATGTTCAATACAATGACGATGAAGAAGGTTTGGATGTTAATGATTTATTAATAAAAAGTACAAACATCCAAGAACGAGTTACTTCTCATGTTTATAGAAGAAAATCTCAACACAAGAAGTAAAAAACAGTGTACGTATTTATGATAGAATTATCATAGCTTTTTTTAGGAGACGGGATGAAACTTATTGATGAAATAATAGAAATTTTAAGTGCTGAAAATTCAAATCTAGAAAATGCTCTAATAAAAACGAAGGTGTTACTTCATAAAATGGGAGAAAAGTCATTACTAACATGGGTTAATAATGAAATAAATGGCTATTCGCATGATGATATTGTCCCAGAATATAGAATTATTTTGACAAGTATCTATGGCACAGCAACTAATGGATATACGACTCGTTGGAATAATTATAGGTTACCGACAAATCATTTAAATAAAAAAATGCAAGAACAACTCTCGACTCAAGAAATGCGTGAGAGTATATCTGCATTAGATCTTCTAAGTAAATCTGAGAGTACTCTTCAAGCTCCTTTACCTACAGAATGGTGCTCATTATTTTCAAAGGGGCTTGCGCAAGGAATATATGTTGAATCATCATACAAACAGATTTCTCAATCACAAATCCTTCAAATACTAACTCAAATTCGTAGTCGACTATTAGATTTTTTGCTTGAATTAGCTGATAAGTTTGATAATTTTTCAGAAAATGGTGATATAAAAGCTGAATCAAAAAAAATTAAAACGCAAGAGCTATTCAATAATACAGTTTTTGGAAATAATACAACAATTATTATTGGAGATAAAAATTCAAATATTTCTCCTCAGATTATTAGTGGTAATATAGATGAACTTTGTAAAGTATTAGTCAATCTCGGTATCACTAATGATGAAATTGA harbors:
- a CDS encoding helix-turn-helix transcriptional regulator translates to MDTTNRLIKLDEVRQLVPLSRAKIYKMIKDEQFPRQLKEGGSSLWSLEDVLNYIKKLGEKGKKNDAKNLEINK
- a CDS encoding toprim domain-containing protein, with amino-acid sequence MLLTQEQIKAIYDEAKGQLHKADPLPILQALNLNVIQVNPASYKLTLRNENHASAFISFKNNRWIFKDFGSGENGTIENIVMLVNRINYKDALTYCLSTLNQHEPIIQNSSTYPNLLQATYVYKSKVIRVSEPLAPSILTYLKSRNIIKVPPEFKAIEGVYYNKNNEPKKVFGVGILNDSEGGDIHFLKQVGSLKTMNLGAKDISFFKRENTSKIAIFESKMDYAAAYQSLDFIDVNVLVANSTSNIHKVLKLLQESSYNIITIFQQNDPQGRNFAHEIVKQANIKSFMYVQYNDDEEGLDVNDLLIKSTNIQERVTSHVYRRKSQHKK
- a CDS encoding replication protein, translated to METFIPNSFQVPNALVDLFLLKLTEFELKIYLIIIRKTKGWNKDFDAISISQFIKILEVKDQRTVKKAIKGLAEKNLIIRLEQIGKESKFAINLNPLHANEGSHPNAPTSRCTPQSTINEKQVCKRKKEPKILNVQKTPNTLIVTYPRFPTTVRPARSSQ